In the Streptomyces sp. NBC_00193 genome, CTTCCATCGTCCCACCGGGGGCCCGGTGCGTCAGGGGTTGAGCTTGTTCACGGCCTTGACGGTCGTCTTCTTGAAGGCCGGGACGGGCGCCTCGTTCAGGTATCCCATCTGCCCCCACTTCACGACCGTCACGGTGGTGCCGTCGCGGCCGATGCCGTACAGGTGGACCCCGGGCTCGGATTCCGGCATGGAGGTGTGCACCCCGTAGACGTGTGCGCCTTCCTCGACGGTGAGCTTCCCGTAGTCCTGCCAGGAGGCCGTACCGCCCGGGGTCTTGCGCAGCCAGTCGGCGGCGCAGGCCGCGACCTTGCGCTCGATGGCCGCCGCGAGCTTGACGGCCGCGGCGTCGGAGGAGGTGCGTACGGACACCTGTACCGCGCCCGTGTCGAACTCGGTGGAGAAGTCGCGGTACCAGCTCCCGGTGGCGGGGAGGACGCCCTCCACGCAGAACGGCGCGAACTCGGGCAGCCCCTTGGTGACCTTCCCGGCGAACCAGGCGGAGCCGGGGTGCGGGGGCAGGTCGGTGCCGGCCAGGAACCCGGGCGCGGTGACGGCGGCCGTCGAGGTGGTGGAGGCGGTGAGGACGAGGGCGGTGGCGGCGGCCGCGGTGGCCGCGAGGGCGGCGGCGGTGCGGGCGGTGCGGGCGGTGCGTCGGAACATGGTCGGTTCTCCCCGTGTGGTCCGTGTGGTCCCTGTAACCAGTGTCATCCGTGACGGTGTCGCGGTGCTTCTGGAAAGGCTGTACCCCGGCTGGGGCCGGGGCCGACGGTTCGGGACGAACTCGGGACAATGGAACGGCCGTACGCACCCCCAGCTGCGGGAACATCGTTGGCATGGAACGGAACTCCGGGACGGGGAGATCGGCCGAGGCGCAGGCGTTCGCGCGGTCGATGAGGGAACTGAAGGAGCGGAGCGGGCAGAGCTACGGGACCCTTGCCCGCGTCCTCCACACGAGCACGTCGACCCTGCACCGGTACTGCAGCGGTGAGGCGCTGCCCGCGGAGTTCGTGGTGGTCGACCGCTTCGCCCGGGCCTGCGGGGCGCTGCCGGCGGACGCGGTGGAACTGCACCGGGCCTGGCTGCTGGCGGACGCGCGGCGGCGGGCGGGGGCGGTGGAGGTGGAGGTGGCGCCGCCCGTGGACGAGGGGGACCGGGAGGCGGAGGCCGCGGACATCGGTGTTCCGGACGCGGACGCTCCGGCGCCGCGCCGGACCGGGCGTCGCCTGCTGCTGGCCGGGGTGGCGGCGGCCGCCGTCGTGGCCCTCGCGGTGGGCGTCGGGTGGCTTCCGCAGACGGACCGGACCGGCCCGACGGCGGCTCGCGGTACGGCCACGCCCACGGCCACGGGCGGGGGCGGGGCCACGGGGACGGGACCGGCGACCGGGCCGACGGCCTCGGAGGCCGCGCCGGAAACACCGACCGGCCCCGCGGCGACTCCGGCGGAGAGCGGCACGCCGGCGGGAGCGACGGGAACACCGACGGCTCCCGCGGCCACGGGCGGCCCCTCACCGGCCTCCACGCCCCTGCGCGCGGCCGTGCGGTCGCACGTGTGGGCGGCGGGCTGCGACCACGCGTACCTCGCCGAGCAGGCTCCCTCGGCGGTGCCCCCGCCGCCCGTGGAGGCGGACGCGCCCGCGTGGGCGGCCGGGCGGAAGGCCGTCCACGCGGGGACGCAGATCGTGGAGGTCACCCTGCTGGGCACGGGTCCGGACCCGGTGGTCCTGGAGGACCTGGAGGTACGGGTGGCCGGGCGGCGGGCCCCGCTGCGGTGGAACGTGTACGAGATGTCGCAGGGCTGCGGCGGAGGGATCACCCCGGCCGCGTTCACGGTCAACCTGGACGCGCCGCGCCCGCAGGCGCGGCCGGTGGCCGGCAACGACCAGGGGGAGAAGATCGAGGCCCCCGCCTTCCCGCTCAAGATCTCCGCCACCGAACCGGCCGTCCTGCGGGTGGTGGCGAGCAGCACCGGATGCGACTGCGACTGGTACCTGGACCTCCGCTGGAGCGCCCCCACCGGCTCCGGAACCCTCCGCCTCGACGAGTCCGGCCGCCCCTGGCGCATCTCCGCCGCCTCCCCGGACCGCCCGGTCTACGGCTACGCCCACGAACGCGGCCGCTGGAGCCGCTGACCTCCGGCACCCCGGAGGCCACCGCGGGCCCGCCGGAC is a window encoding:
- a CDS encoding helix-turn-helix transcriptional regulator — its product is MERNSGTGRSAEAQAFARSMRELKERSGQSYGTLARVLHTSTSTLHRYCSGEALPAEFVVVDRFARACGALPADAVELHRAWLLADARRRAGAVEVEVAPPVDEGDREAEAADIGVPDADAPAPRRTGRRLLLAGVAAAAVVALAVGVGWLPQTDRTGPTAARGTATPTATGGGGATGTGPATGPTASEAAPETPTGPAATPAESGTPAGATGTPTAPAATGGPSPASTPLRAAVRSHVWAAGCDHAYLAEQAPSAVPPPPVEADAPAWAAGRKAVHAGTQIVEVTLLGTGPDPVVLEDLEVRVAGRRAPLRWNVYEMSQGCGGGITPAAFTVNLDAPRPQARPVAGNDQGEKIEAPAFPLKISATEPAVLRVVASSTGCDCDWYLDLRWSAPTGSGTLRLDESGRPWRISAASPDRPVYGYAHERGRWSR